The following nucleotide sequence is from Bacillales bacterium.
CGGCTTGGCGCTCATTATCCCCGGCATGGTGCCGCACTTCTTTGACGGCGGGACCGCCGGTGTGTTCGGGAACGCGAGCGGCGGACGCCGCGGAGCAGTGCTTGGCGCATTGGTCAACGGGTTTTTGATCACCATCATCCCTGCGTTGCTGCTATCTTATCTTGGGAAGCTTGGGCTGTCGAACACGACTTTTGGGGACACCGATTTCGGCTGGGTCGGCATCGTCGCCGGCTGGTTCGCCCAATTCGGCGTCGCCGGCCTCTACATTGCCACTTTTATCGTATGCGGGTTGTTTGTGGCTCTTGCCAGCATCGTTTCGGTTCGTACGCAGAAAGCGGAAAACCAGAACGGTTCCGGCAATTCCGTTAGTGCATAAAGCATGAGGATTCAGTCTGTCCACCGTGGCAGGCTGAATTTTTTTTTATAAATTAAGCAAATATTAGCAATTGAAGCTGTCGTCCCATGTCGTTTCACGGTATAATTTGTTTATTCATGTCAACGGTTGTCGTCAACGAAAGGATGGAATCGATGGTTCATACATATAATCCGCACCGGCGTTTCATGTGGTTGTTATGTCAAGGCCGATTAATTTTTCCTCAAAATCGCCGGTTTAAAATTCCCCAAAAGGAGCATTCCTGTTAGAAGGTTTTCAGGGACTTGAACAAAGAAAGCCCCCTTGGTATGATGCGGGGTGTCAATTCTTGCCGAAATGACCCCTAATTTAGAACCAAGGAGACTACAATGGATTTTAAACAAAACCAAAAGATTAATCAAGTCACTGAACAAACGCTTGTTATTGGAATGGATATTGCGAAGCGCACACATTTTGCTTGCTTTGTTGATGATCGCGGGCGTGTTCTTCAAAAGGCATTTTCCGTTCAACAGTCCCGTGAGGGCTTTGAGACGTTCTATCACCGCATATTGAAAGCGATGAAAGAATTCGGGAAAACCGAAGTGCTCGTGGGCATCGAACCTACCGGTCATTACTGGCTCAATCTTGCTTACTTTCTTGAGGACATGGGCATCCCACTGGTGATGACGAATCCCATGCACGTTAAGCGTTCAAAAGAGTTGGATGACAATCTGCCAACGAAAAATGATCGCAAAGATGCACTTGTGATTGCACGGCTCCTGAAAGATGGACGATTCAGCTATCCGCGTCTTCTAAAAGATTTCGAAGCGGAACTTCGTGCAGGAGCGACCTTTCGAAGGAAATTGACTGAAGAAATGGGGGCTGTTAAGAATCAAATGATTCGCTGGTTAGACCGCTATTTCCCTGAGTTTACCCAGGTGTTTCCGTCATTCGGCAAGATGGCATTGGCAGCACTCGAATGTACACCATTTCCGAGCGACTTGGCTCAGAAACAACCGGAGGTGATT
It contains:
- a CDS encoding IS110 family transposase, whose protein sequence is MDFKQNQKINQVTEQTLVIGMDIAKRTHFACFVDDRGRVLQKAFSVQQSREGFETFYHRILKAMKEFGKTEVLVGIEPTGHYWLNLAYFLEDMGIPLVMTNPMHVKRSKELDDNLPTKNDRKDALVIARLLKDGRFSYPRLLKDFEAELRAGATFRRKLTEEMGAVKNQMIRWLDRYFPEFTQVFPSFGKMALAALECTPFPSDLAQKQPEVILSLYREVEGMKSPQKPKATQLIHLAGKSIGVTEGREMARFEIAALVRRFRQLEQEIEDISKRLTELVKTSVEYKWLSSVPGLGDATIVDLLAEIGSFSHYQDPRQLIKLAGLTLRENSSGQHKGQKRISKRGRRRLRALLFRVMMPMIRHNEAFRTMHDYYTKRTVNPLRKKQSIVVLCGKLLKVLHGICVKHTAFDAQRMMKDIPCLGEAM